atcaaataattaaatatataaaaaaatgctCTTGATGTAACACTCTAACTCCTTCCTTAACTCCTCACGtttcatatataaaataattacgatttcaattttttaaaaatatatatataattaaagtaCTTCCCTATCTTAGGTCTCATTTTAAACTAAAAGGGGTAAATATTCtcttaaattatgtgaaattgaataaaaatatttttttctagtaatttgatctaaaaatactcttgttatcaatattttgatccaaaaatattctcaatactctaataaaaaaaatatgcttaTTGTTACTTTTGggttaaaaatgtatttttcctaataaacatattactatttttttaaagacattcttttccaaataaaaataatgtaacCAATCAATAAGATAATAGAAAAATTAATgtatttaaaaaggaaaaaaatatatttattagaaaaatgacatttttgatTAAGAAGtaaattaagaatatttttggaccaaagtATTAGTATCAGATAGGAGTGTGCATCGATCGATTTGATTTTCGATTTTTAAATACGCTAAATCGATAACCAAgccaataagatatttgttatcgatttttgatcttttaatgatttgatttttgatttattgatttttgTTCTTCAACAATTCGATTTTCGatttaatcaataaaaaaatactttcaaaaataatatacgACTTCTCCAACAACTTTATGCGATACAAGCATACAACAAAATAAGCAAATCAAACGTTCTCGTCGTAAATGCTTATAATTCACAACCTTAGCTGTCGCCTAACTCTTGCCGTTGTCATTGCAAACCGTAGCCGCCGCCGTTCTTAATCCTTTAAATTTTGACATTGTGAACCTAAAATAATACTAAATTCTAAAGAGTAAATACAGTGTGaactgtgaattgtatatgatacTAATAGTCtgatataataattatatttaatatcttttatttGATACTTTAATAATGAATTACTAGATAAATCGATAATCATTAagactataataatttttaacaaataatatttttgttcaACTTCACATAATTCAAAgccattttattttatgatttccaCATTTTTGAAGTATCATTAAAGTATATTTAGAGCTATCAATTCCAAATTTTCACCAAccattcttttaaattaattaattaattactccATGACAAACTTTTGGTAGGCCACCACTACTCTGAGCATGACCAACAATTTTTCAACACTTGCCAGATAATGTTATCAAAAATCTATACCTATACATGTTACCAACActtcctctttttatttttttatttttaaaaaaattaattgcaaTTTTTAGTTAATATTACCGACACTCGAGTAGGATTAATAGCTAAATTATCCATCTGGCATGCAATTCACCATTCAGAGAGCTCCATGTGTATGAAgcaaactcaattattgtactaattattactttctatttttattttaatactcTAAATCTTTTTatgtacaaaaaaaaaaaagatataaaaaattTCCTAATAATTTACAAAAATCTACGAATATAATTACCATGTAATGCAGATAACAAGAAAATCAGCTCCTCATCACTCCCTTCATACTCTGTCTGCTGGTTTCGGTGCTGCCGGAAATTCACAACGATTTCTTCCGGCAGCACCTTATTCCGACAGAGTGGACACGTGGCGGAATCCTGTTGGAGCCACGTGTCCAAACAATCCTTATGAAATATATGCTTGCATTTCAGCTTCCGTATTTCTTCTCCGTCTTCAAATGCCGACAAACATACCGCACAAGACTCGGAAAAACCGGCCGGGTTGATTGACGCAGTTTTGAACCGGGTGACCGGGTTTTTTTCATCGATGAGCTTGAGGTATTGCTTGGTGGTGATGGGGCGGGTGCGGCCGGAATCGGAGATTGTATCGGTTACTGAACGAACGAAGATGACGAGTTCGAGAATTAGAATGGTGAAGAAGACTAAAGTCATGGTGTAAATATGAGCTAAGATCTGAGAAAGAGCCgccattattattagtattattgtgtatatgtgcAGAATGAAAGGTTTTAGGTTGCCCCGGGGAGCATTTTGCTTTGTTTATATATAACGACTTTTCCAAGGGTGGCTAAGGATCTGATTGGCTAAAAATTGTTCCCAcaactttttcttattttatttgaaaaattagTGTTTCATTTTCTAAATTTAACTTGAAAGTTGTCTCGGTTATTCTTGGATACTGATAGTTGTAGTATACGTTCTCTTATAGTTGTTTATTCTTTGATTTATGTTCCTATAAAAATTGTTCCTTGTTACTATTTAGTATTTCTTCTACTACGTTATATTCAAATTTGATACGAGTATTATGTCAAATTTTTCGTTTTGAATATagaacttatgttatatttttagtttcttttgttttagtagtattgacttgatatttcatattacaaacaatttaatttttagttaaaCTTTATAGATTATCTTTatgtcaaatgttttaataattttatgacattctatttataatagtaatctttttttcaaatatgcatttcatgattttcatagAAATCAAGTACTTTTagtttttatgattaatttaatcaaaatatactaatttaaaaaatataaatcaattatttttttataatattagtcaAGAgcatatgtttattaattaatatattttcaaaaaattatatatatatcttaaatatttttataaatgcCCTTATTTGtctaacataattttttaattgagatagttaatttttatttttaaaatttagtatAATCTTATAATTACAGTGTAATTATATTATTACGAACAAATAAAtcatcataatcaataaattattGTACATCAATTTTATTTACGAGGTGACTTTTCAAACATATCATTTATTGAAAGTGTGTTAGTATTACatcaaatcataagagaaaaattattgtaaagaaattatttttcttgtttacATTCCATTGGGTTGTGAGGAAGATGCATGCGCACACCATGTGCATTAGCAAATCTTCATTCAATATTTTTGTCCATCAACAGACGAAGTGTTTATTGTGGTGGTGGTGGCCACCCAAAAGTTCATCCAAATTTGAGATATCATATCGTTTATTTATGATTTCCAAATCTTATAATACACACGTAATAATATATTGTATATGAAAAGCTATCCTTGTCtcccattttcttttcttttttccttttgggGGTGACAGCACATTGTGGTAAAGTTAAAGGTATATTACGTCCTGTAGTGGGAAATATTTGCTCGTCGATTGCACGCAAGAAAAGTTCTTCTTTCTAGAGCAAGAAGACAACTTCCATAAACGAACGTTTAAGGTGTTGTTAGAGTTAAGTCTGTAATAAGATAAATACTGAATTGTAACTATTCTTATTATAGTGTTGGTAAGGTAGTGTAAAGTGTGAAAGAAGAGAGTTTATCTTCTTTGATAGTAGTTGTGATAGTTAGAGTTAATTGTTACTTCTACGTACTAGATTTAATCTCGTAGattatagagttgaatttgaatatgTTATTTTAAAGTCGGAGGTAAAAGGTGTTTACCATCTCAACAACCTCCTCTTATCATGTTATGATCCAAACCGGACCATGAATGACACTCATAATAACTCTCCGATGGGAGAACTAATACTATACACCAAGCTAAGATCCTAACACAGAAATAGACATTTAAAATATGGAAACAAGTTTTAATTAATAGTTTTAAGCTGAGTTttcataaactcagaaaaattAATCGAACAAAACAAACAATGCGGAAGTTAACCCCTAAAACCTAAAAGTTATTGTACCAAAACTACTAAGTAACAATTCTAAGAGTAAGGGGATGCAATCCcgaaataaaaacataaaataaggTTTGGGAATAGTCTCAGTCCAAAAGAAAAAGGTTTAAGATTGGGAAGAATCCACAGTAGCCTGAAAGAgctggctcacccttgaattctaCAGTCACTGATCTCCTAACTAAGGTCTGTCAGCAGCCTCCTGAAGATACcgtgtactcaacaaagaaagtgCAAGTGCAATGTCAGTAAACACAATAACAATGTATTGTAGAATCACACGACTAGTCCAGTAAGTACAATATACGCAGATAACCACAACATAGTAAAGAAAAGCATATGCATAACACATTACCAATCATCATTTCATAagcaatatacagtttcacaatgtcaatctcaaatacaacagtcaacaatGGTCATCTCATGGAACACATACCCAAACTGTTAATGTGTCggtgtgacacccgatccaatagtTAGTATGTACCGATGTGGTATCCGATTCAATATGTATcggcgtgacacccgatccaatatatatcGATGTGGTACCTGATTTATGTATcggcgtgacacccgatccaatatatactggcatggtacccgatccaacaatcacaatcacaataaacaatgagtaGTTCACACACTTGCACAATCAAATATCAGATTCATTGTATGCAACTGATCAAAATAGTCATAGGTTTATTCCATATTTCCATATTCACATACATGCATGCTATACTATTATTGCAATAACAAGAACATATAACACATATGGAAAAataaatcatcacctacctcgacaCAAGATTTGAGAACTCTAAAGAATTAGAGCTTTCCTCTTTTCCAAAATCCAGATTATATCAAAGTCCTAACCCTTTGCCACTTTCATGATCATCTTCCCCAACTAGGGCTTTTCCCACCATTAGTTCCAAGCCAAAACCTTCCCCTAAGAGAATTCTCATAGATTCTAAGGTCTAGGAATCAAACTAAAAGTTAGAGGaatgattaacttacctttggtGAAGAAGTAGgcggaaaaataaaaaaaataagccTAGGTTGATTCTTGtttctcaaaaatgaaataGCAGAAATAGATACCGTTTTAGGACTTTTCTGACTTACACCCACGACTGCCCCACCATAGCGACACCCATCCCGTCATAGGGGAAAAATCTTTTCTTAAATGATTGCGATGAGATAGAAACTCGCAACTCGCATCCCAAATCTCCATTTAGCAACACACCCTCAAATCATGACGTTCTAAAATCAATCCTTCAAGCCAAGATCAATTACGGGAGTTCTACTTGCCCAAATTTAATTTTGTAAAGCCGTACATGCTCTTTAATATCTTGACTATCAACTCAAATGATAAAACTCATAATTTTATGACCCATCCATTATTGGATAACTCCAGACCTTACCTGACTCAAATTTCATCCAAGTTTGGCCTAtactcaaaatttctaagttactaCTGAGTAGTTTTTTGGACTAAATTTATTCTccattggcttatccataacgACAGGAACATGTCGTTATAATAGATACGAATTTATCCATCACTCATCCTCGAGTgatcaaaataggaaaactCGGTTAAGGCAAGGATAAAGTAGTACCTAAATCGTCAAACAACCGAGGATACTTTTCTCGCATGTCTTTCTCGATTTTTCAAGTCGCTTCCTCAATCAGACGATGGTTTTATTGAACATTTACTGACTTATAGCCTGTTtgaatggacttattttaagttacttataaattaaaaactgcttataagttttaaaaaaataagtaggtgCATCCCAACTTATTTCTTTTGACTTATatgctgttttcaacttataaactgcttaaaataagtccatccaaacaaaccttattatttatttgagcttattttaagcacaaaatgacttaaGTTGGCcaaccaaacactcaaaaaagttattaacaacttataagtaaattagaagccaatccaaacggctcTTAATCTCTTTGGTCCTCAGCTTCCGGACATCATGATCAAGAATTGCAATTGGTTCTTCCTCATAATGAAGATCTTTGTCTAATAGGATTGAGTCCCACTTGGTGACATAATCTCCATCCCATGGTACTTATTCAAATAAACTCCTAACGGTTTTAAAtctccaacctcaaaccaccatATGGGAAATCTACATCCCCTTCTATAAAATGCTTTGTATGGTGTCATGTCAATGTCGGAGTGATCACTATTGTTATAGACGAACTCACATAATGACATGAATTTATCTAATGACCTCAAAAGTCAAATACATATgccctcaacatgtcttccaacacttgaattattcttttcgATTTCCCATCAGTCTGTGGATGAAATGTtatgctgaaagtgagttgagttcCCAACTCCTTATGTAATTTCCCTCAAAACTTTGATGTAAACTGCGTATCACGGActgagatgatagaaatggGCACTCCCTGCAACTTTACTATCTATTTCACATAAACCTTTGCCAACTACTGAGCATTATAATCCACTCTAATCAAAATGAAGTGGGCTGAATTTGTCAGTCTATCAACCACAATCCAAATATAGTCAAACTTTTTCAAGGTCTTAGGAAGACCCACCACAAAATCTATAGTTATTCGATCCCACTTTTATTTAGGAATGGACATTCTCTGAAAGTAAACCTGCAGGCCTTTGATGCCTATACTTCACTTGGTGACAGTTTTGACACCTAGACACAAACTCGGTTATGTCTATCTTCATGCCAAGCCATCAGTAGAGCCACTTCAAATCTTGATATATCTTGATAACACCCGGATGGATAGAGTATCGTGAACCATGATACTCTGTCAATGCTTTTTGAATCAACCCATCCACTTAGGGAATACAAATCCTTCCATTAAAATTGAGCACACCACCTTAATCAAGAGCATTATCTTGTGCTTTGCCAGATACTGTCTTCCTTCTACTCTCATTCAAACTCTCATCTTCAAATTGCTAGGCCTTGATATCTTTAATAAAAGTGGGACTAACCTCAATACTGGCTAGCAccccacctttctctgagaTGTCTACCTTCATGAACATGATCTCCAAAGCTTGAATCTAGGGCCAAGGTTCGCATAAAAACACCCAAATAAGCTAGACTGCACATACTCATTATTTTCCGGCTTAATGTATCTGCCACCATATTAGCTTTACTTGAATAATACTAAATaatgacatcataatctttaagCAACTCTATATACCTTCgctgtcttagatttaagtgtttctgagtgaacacatattgtagacTGCAATGATCAGTGAACACTTCACACTTGATAGCATACAGATAATGTCGTCAAATCATGAGAGCAAATACTACCGCTGTCAACTCTAAATCGTACGTCGAATAGTTCCTCTAATGAACTTTCAACTGACGCGAGACATAAGCTATGAAATTCTTATCATGCAcaacacaacacccaaaccCAAATGtgaaacatcacaataaataatgaaatttttaCCTTTAACTGGCAATGTTAGAACAGGTGTCGAGGTCAAAAgggtcttgagcttttgaaagctttcTTCACATTTATTGGTCCACTCAAATAGTACCTCCTTCTGA
This Solanum dulcamara chromosome 1, daSolDulc1.2, whole genome shotgun sequence DNA region includes the following protein-coding sequences:
- the LOC129887311 gene encoding probable E3 ubiquitin-protein ligase XERICO isoform X1 yields the protein MAALSQILAHIYTMTLVFFTILILELVIFVRSVTDTISDSGRTRPITTKQYLKLIDEKNPVTRFKTASINPAGFSESCAVCLSAFEDGEEIRKLKCKHIFHKDCLDTWLQQDSATCPLCRNKVLPEEIVVNFRQHRNQQTEYEGSDEELIFLLSALHGSQCQNLKD
- the LOC129887311 gene encoding brassinosteroid-responsive RING protein 1-like isoform X2 yields the protein MAALSQILAHIYTMTLVFFTILILELVIFVRSVTDTISDSGRTRPITTKQYLKLIDEKNPVTRFKTASINPAGFSESCAVCLSAFEDGEEIRKLKCKHIFHKDCLDTWLQQDSATCPLCRNKVLPEEIVVNFRQHRNQQTEYEGSDEELIFLLSALHVLF